ATAAACTCATAATTTTAAGTTCTTCAATTGAAACttgaagcagaaatgaaaaacagaaatcattTATCATCAGGCTGCCTGAGAGGATCTGTTCCTAAAGCTTACATCTTCAGCTCAAAATAGGCCCAGCACAAAACATAAGTAGCATGTTTGAGGGTGTCCACTCCCTGCAAAAATAAGCAATTCCTGTAATTCCCTCTTTGTATTAAGATACTCAAGCATTGTATGCAATGCATCGGTTTCCATTGCTCCTAAAGAACTGCCAAGCAAGGGAAAGAGCGAACAAAAGATTTGTGTCAAGTCAATGTCTGCACTACAGCACTGCAGTCATTTAATGGCCGGTGAAACCTACTCCACCAGGAAGAAGACCAGATCAAATGAAATCAGACTTCAGGAACAGTGGGAAAACACTGTCTGCAACCACATCTCCCTCCATGACAGGCATcaccacaggaagaaaacaaattcttcttgtgtgtgtgttcttaAGATAAAAAGAATAGAGTGTCTTAATCCCTCCTCCTTGTCAAGCAAAATAGGGGAGCTTATTGCATAGATAAATAGTTCAGCTTTACTGTaagcagaagctgtatttaCATATATGGGGCCCTAAGATgctttttaaataccttcatTTTTCTCCGCTGTTTATCTGAAAACATGACAGAACTACCTCACCCCTCAGAGGCATACCTAAGAACACCATGTCAGCTATACATCTCCGTATACACTTTCCCTGCGGGTGAACCCAAATGAAGTGTTCCCAGCTTACCAAGCTGTACCAAAGCTATTATCAATAAAACCATCCAGTTAAATCGCACATTTGAATTAGGGGGATTGAATGAAAGTTTCAGAAGCTGTTTCCTTACCATTCAACTGCTCTGTGACCATGTTTTTCAGATAAAGGAATGCAGGGAGGAACAGAggataaaaaatacaaatacacataCAAACAGCCCATATATGCAGCAGTGTCTGAGGGACAAAGATGCAGATTAATTAtgtaaaaggcaagaaaaataaaggcgATGTGAAGCTTTTCCACAACTGTTCATATTCATTCTTGCTAGCTAGCTCCAAATCTGATATCGGGAATGAAACGTGAGAGGAAAAATGCATAGAAAATCAATATATTTATCAAATACAGTCAAACATGGATTACTCAAACAAGGTCATGTCCCTCACAAGGTATGACTTGCAGAAAACCTGTCTTCATCATCTCCCAGTTTCAACCAGATAATGGAGGCTCCTTGTACCACTCAGTGTTTCTTCACCTGCAGTGCTAGGCAAGATCTATGTCCAATTACATCAAAACTACCATTGTCGAAATGGGAGGGCACCAAGATAAACTTTCTGCCTTGTGTTTGTCACTTAATCCATCAACCACCCATCTTTCTTAGGGATCAGTCCCTAGAGTGAAACCTGCCCTGAAAATTCTGGAAATGACATGGAACAAAGAAATCTGCACAGAGCTGCCTTTAGGTAAGACATTACAGTTAAAACTAACACAGGTTTTTTCCCTGCCCCTTTAAGGATGATAGGCAAATTATACTTATCTTCCTTACTGCTGAACAAATTAACCTTGGAATATAAATAAACTCTGAATACTATTTCCACTGAAAGAGACAGCTTTCACAACAGAGGGTACATTTAGCAATTGCTACAAGACCAGATTTGGTTCTTGGATACTCAATCATATTCCTCTGGGTTTACATAAAATTATCATAGAAATCTGGAATTTGATCTCAAGATGAGAAAGTTCTGAGTAAGAGAAGGGAAATGGGAGAAACAAAGATACCATGCTCGAAAGACAAAGGTgcaagctgaaagaaaagtttGGGAATACAGTATAAAGCTGGCGCACACATTCTGTCCAGGTAACCTCCTCGTGCCTTCAGATTTAAACAGCACTGAAAGGGGACTCGGACCACGTAGCTTGTTTGCACAACACTAGGCACAAACGAGGCCCCAGACTGTTGCCTTCGCATAACACAAATAATATGGGTTGGAATTGTGCGAGTTCAAAGCAACCTGTTCTCATTTCAGACTGACTCTCCAAATGACCATGAAGAAACACATAACTGGgggtttttaaatattttcttaggaAGGTTTAGGATACCTCAATAATACCTAACCCCCGATTTCAGCAATAAGTACCTGCAATGGTGACATGACAAAGCTTTTATGTATTGTTTATTACCCAACAGCAACAAGTGATTTGCTACTAATTCTTACCTAGGCTACAGAACAGACAATGCCCATCTTCCCTACACAGCACAACTCCGTAATATACAGTTTAAAAggtgcattaaaaaaaccctaattgGTTGAATGGAACAGGTTTTGATCAGTACAACTATTGCTGGACACATTTGGCCTATGTCTTTGCATAGTAGTTTTCAGATCTACGTTTTTGATCTTACTGGACTTCTTCAAAGCTGTTAGTGGACACACTACAACAAGCAATGTAAAAACAATACCCTGATAAAGACAGTTAACTGATAATTTTGCATCAGACTAGGAAGACTGGTCCCTCAGGCTCATGTGTTCTCATCTGCTTTACTGGCAACTGTTAGTGAAACTAAGGACATCTTTTATCCTACCATAATCATTGAAGAGCTCCAAATCTATACAATAAAGGGTAATTTGAATGgatagctttatttttcttgtattcaTTAGAGCATGTTAAATTGGTTtcagaaatgcttcattttctggTGACACAGGTCAAGCTCTATACTCAGAAACACTACTGAGAAATCATGTAAGTATTAGAAGATCCTAAATTCACCTTTCTTTGGAACTTTATGCCACATTTGGCTTGATTCTGCCTTTTTCTATGCAGTCCCTACTCTCATCCTGACCTACCATTTGTGCCTAAATTCACACACtaaaaaggaattttcttttctcccctcctaAGGATTTTAGTGTGCTCTTTAGTGAATGCCACCTTCTAGTGCTTTAACACAGTAAATACTGTGAAAATTGAAGCTAAAATACATCCTATAATCCCAAAGCCATTATCGATTGTATGTCTCTCTTCTTTGTAAGTTACATCTGTTAATGTTATACTTAATTATACTGCATATAAGATAATACAAACTAAAAGAGGCTTGTCATTGTTTTCAATATGAGTGATTTGTCACCTTTAGCTATTGCAAGACAGACAGTTTAAATTGGGTAGAAAGCACATATTTTAGAAGGCTATTTTTTCCATAGGGTCCAGCTCTGATCCAGCACCCGTTGTACCAAGTAACAGTGGAGATGTGGAGGAATATTAAAATAGATTTGGCTCTGACTTTTCAGTGATGGGTCCATTAACAATAAAAGGTGACAGCATGACTCTCTTAAAATGATGCAAGACGAGGTTTGTTTCTAGCAATCACTTAAAAGACTTGGTCAGCTTTGGTCCTAACTGAACTGTACCAGGAAGAACTTGAGTCATACAATCGCAGAATGGTTactgttggaaaggaccttaagatcttttGCCAGAAAAGGTAGATGAGGTCCCTACTGGGGAACACGTTTTCTGCAGCCTCAGATCCCTGATGCAGTGTTTTGGATGATGTCAGTAATTCGCTGAAGCAGTGACACAACCAAGCTTACATAGGTTAAATGATTCTGAAATTAATCATAAAACACCTCACAATCAGATGCAGGTTAACAACCAGAACTGCATGTAAACAAAGTGTTCATGAAATACACCTGTCAAATTAGAGATCCCTTTTCACAGGAGGAGTTACAACAGCAGCGTCCTGTTCCACTCTCCCCAATGGGAATTATACTCCTGAATGCTTCCATGGAGCATGAGGACCTTCATCAACTAAATAACATGAAGTATTTCATCCTAATTTCTGCTGCAATGTAATAGGATTGCTAAATTGTCATACACAATGTAATCAAGACCATCCTAACTTTTAAGGATACAAATCCGAGTGACAATAGCTGCAACCTTGCCCTATAATCCCACCATAAGATACAGTATAGGACAAAAATCAGATCTTTTGATCCTCATGGAGTCTAAGTGCAAGGAGCCTGTGTTGCAGCTGGTCCAACATCATACATCTTATATGTATACAATACACTTTGACATGAAAATAGGACTTTAAAGGGATAAGTTTTCAAATTGTACATGATTTGGGCATTACATTGGGAGAGTGGGGAACTCCCTATATCCTTATCAGTACCATAAGAGAATTCATTTGAGAGTCCTCCAATACACGAGCAAAACATAAGACCTTAGAGTCcgtatttaaaaaggaaaacaccacccttgaaaaagagggaaaaaggaacAGTGCACATTATTCCATGTCAGAATTCCTTGTCAATTACAACAGAACACAGGGAACCAAAAGAAGCATCAGAAAACCGGCAAGCTTGTTTCAAACAACAGCTTCAAGAAGAAATGATATTAAATATAAGACCACACACATCCACTCAGCAAGGACTCTGAGGAAGCAAGATTTTAAGTTACCCACTATGTTAaaaagcagggatttttttaagtCACGCACAAAGAACATATAAAACGCTGAGTGCGGGCCACAGAGAGGAGACATCCTCCAGACAAAGACTAGGTACAGCAGATGGACGAAGGGAACAATTAACACGGGGAGAAGCAATACAACCCCATCGACCAGCCGGCGGTCGCAGGTCAGGGAGCGCAGAGAAAGGATGGGCACGGGGAGCACGGAGCGCAGACAGCGGGCGATGGGAGACACCTCAGTAACACCCCTCCCCTCACACAGCTTCAACCCTGGGCCCAGGAGCAGCCCATCTCCCTCACCCGCAGGGCCCGGCAGCCCCCCGAGGCCCCGGGCCCCTCAGACTCACCTCATCCGCACTCAGCTCCTCCATCGCCTTCCTCTTAATGGTGAACGGAGGGAGGGCGCTTTCCTCTGCCCCGCCGCGGGGCAGCTCCGAGGAAGCGCTCTCCTGTGGCCTCTGCACCTCCGGGGAGCCTCACAAGGGCATCTCCGGGGCAGCCGTGCCGCGCCGCGCCTCGCCCACCGACAGCCGCCCCCGGCCCgctccctgcctgcccgccGCGCCTCGGCTGCTGCCGCCGCGGCCTCAGCGGAGCCGTtgccccgccgctgccgccaGTCCGCACCACCCGGGCTCGGCCTCGGCCCCCGCCCGCACCGCGGCCGCTGCCCCGCGCGGGGATTATTCATCAAAACAAGAGGGCAGCGCCGGCCATCTTGGGGCGGGATCACGTGAGACTGCGCGGCGCCGCGGAGGGAGCCGGGCACGCCGGATCCCCGCGCTAGGCGCCGGCCAATGGCAGCGCGGGgtgggggcgggcggcgcgcggGACGGAGGGAGGGAAGGGCGGGGCGACGGCTGCTCGCTGGCGGCCGTGCCGGAGGGGGCGTGGCCTGCTCGCGCCATGGCAACGGGCGCGGGGGCGGTgctgaggggggaaaaggggcGGGGCGGAGGCGGGCGCAGGCGCATGCGCAGGGCGGGGTGTTGGGAGCTGGCGTTTGGGTGCTGGCCTCGGCCGTTCGTAACGGGTGCGTGCGTTCTGCGCTGCTTTAAGGCGTTAGACTGCTCCCGGGTGACGACAGGTTGAGGCAGCGCAGCCTTTTTGCCGAGTTACTGCAGCCCGTGTAACTCGCTAACGAAGGCACTCGGCGTCCAGTGGGCCGCAGCCTTTTCTAAGTGTAGTCTGAACctgaggtattttttttcttttcttctgtaaaaacACAAGCTTTCCCGAGCCTACTTCTGTCATGATACCCAGGGTTGTATTTTTgtgaaatacattaatttttccttctcttttctctctccattgAAATGAAACTGCTCTAGAGAGCAAAATGGGGTCTGCGTTGGCTTTAATTGGATACTagcttccagctctgcttgtcTGATCCATTATAATACATGTAGACTGTGCTTTTGGTTTTCCATTATCTCTTTTGATTGTAGAATCCAGAAGGCAACGTTTCTGTTCACCTCTATAAAGTACTTTCATATGCGGCTGGCATACCTTAAAATCATCATAATACCCATAGTCAGCAGTGGCACTGAAAAACCTCAGAGCTTGGTGGATGGAAAAGATTCACTATGAAGGCAATATTGTAAGATAATTGGAGTGAAGCATCTTTGAGTAGAGCCCTTCAAGTGCTCCTCTGGGGAGGTTTGTTCTTGTCCTTCGGTTCTATGGCTCAAGTGCATACCTTGGCAAAGGCTAACTTAgtgtctttccttcctcctccatgtCCAGAGCATGTGATAGCTCCTTAACTTCTTTCACCTGGCATTTCAACGtgtttaatttgtattttgtgaACGCATGTGAATTCGTTTGCATAGAAATGAAATCAGGAGAAGCAGTTTTGTCGCTGTAGGACCTTCTCTCATCCTCAAGATCCCCAAAGCATCCTCAAGCAAGCTCTGCATAGCATTGCCTGCTTAAAATCAGCAGTTTAAAGTAGGAAGGAAAGTAATACCACGGCTAATAAtaacttttctggttttctaacAGTAAAGAGTTCCTAATAGCAGCCTTACTAATGAATTATTGCACTTCCAGTCACACAGGTTTCTAAGGTTgcgtttttcttctgtttacttGGAGTCTCTCTTTGTACTAATAGAGTTCCTAAGGTCATCGTTGCCTTTCTGTATAGCTTTTCATGCGTGTCTTAAAAGCTGTGGGCTTTGAGGGGATCTGCAATATTTAACGCTTAAAATACTGCTGTTAGGAACCTGTACAATTTAAATAACGACTGGGTACGTTCCAGAGGTGCCATCTAGTGGGGTAGCCAAGTGTGTGTTACTGGTGCTGTGTATCGCTGGTAGTGTGACACAGTAGGTCTGCTGCATGAATTTATTAGAATAACATGGGAGCAGtagtttcattttcaaataaatgaaaactacTCAGTTTCGGAAGGAACACTGTTAGGATCTATAGAATAAACACCAGGCATTTTATGCCTGGTTCCCCAAATTTCCCTAACTGTATGAAGAGTACTAcctcttttctctgtgttttggaaGCTAGATTAAATTTACATAGGGCTCTAGTAATCATATGGGGgggtggggcggggggggtggtGTCTTTCTAACCAAAAGGCCTCCTTGCTTCATCAGACGTTGCTGTCTGCCTCTGGTGGTAGCTTTAAGAATTTGGAACTGACAAGAATTATCAGAAAGGTGGTAttacttatatttttaaatgtcaggGATTACTTCAGAGGTTTTTGTAATAGAAAGTAATTAAGCTAAAATTAAGCTAGATTAAATCAAACTCTCTTCTTCCGATTAGTGATAAAATCCCTGCAGTGTTAGTGTTAGCAACAATATGCAGTAGCTCATTTCACATGTAACTACCACATTGATCTGACCACTTAATGTGCTTACATGAGGCAGAAGAAAGCCTGCTCCTCTATGCAGCATTACACAAggtcaaaaagaaaaccatttaaCCTAATTGAACAAATGTATGCAGATAAATCTTGACTAAAGCAGCATTGTTTTCACAGCATGTACGTGCTTATAGAGTTCAATTATTTTGCAGGCTGGAGTCTGCGTGGATTACTCAGACCTATCTTCATTGTTCTGAGATTTCATCACAGGCTGGTTTCCTCTGGTAAGGTGAACTTAATTATTTTTGAGAACAAAGCAGCTAGAGAACAATACAGGACCTTAAATTACACATTTAAGATACAAACAAGTGGAGTTAACTACTATGAATCTTGAAGATAAACATTTTGAATAATAAATCTGTATCATTTGTCTGCTTTGTTATCATCTTTACCACCATTCCACCTGTTTTGTTTGATACTGGCACACACCTTTAGAATAGAcaggttttcttgttttgatttaCACTTTGAGTTAACTAGAGACCCAAGCCATACCACTTACGTGTAggactggttttggtttttcctcCAAAAACATGTTCAGAAGTCAGGTACTGAAGGTTGGTTTTAGACATTTATTAGCAAAAATCAGACACTGGCAACAGCAGACTTACTTCCTGAGCCAAAGACATCACAACATTTATTTAATAGGTACAAGGAATCAGTTCTTCTCCGTAAAACCACTGCTGGACACAAGGATGCAGTCTCCTGTACACAGCTGTTTCTCCATGTAGGAACAAGTATGTGTGTTCAAGCTCTCTTGAAGACCTGTCTACATACTTGATTCTCACAACGAAGCTCctacaaacaaaccccaaattaTAGATGTACATAGTAATCAAAGGAACTTATTCTAAAAGTGAATATAAAACCTTTGCCGTGACTACTGACCACCACTCTGCTGCCATGCTAATAAGTTATGATTAGCATTCTGAATTCACATTACACTGGAACAATGAAGTTGTTCCACctaaattaaaatcaaagcagaatgtGTTTTCTACCTGCCATCCATTACAAATACTGCAAAGTTAGAAGCAGACTTGTGCACACCCTGCCACATTATAGATCTTATTTTTATCATATAGAGACAGAATCAGTAGAAATCCGAAGTAAATACCAGGTGGAGGTCATCTCCTTCAAGCCAGTGAGTCCAGCCCCTATTCTTCTTCTCACCAGTCTGGACACAGACAAGTTTGTCATTTTCCCAAGTAACTAGGGtctgtggaagagaaaaaaaaaaaaaaaagtgtttctgtaCTACTTTGTCTCACTTCTGCAATATACTCACAGacaatgttctttttttcctggaccTAAATATGACTCCTAATGGATAGTGAAACTCCATGCATGTAACTCGGGCTCCCACCTCTGCACCGCATTACAATTAGTATTCTTGAAACAATTTCTGCTCAAATAGCTGGACTGATCATAGCATCTTAATTTTGTCATGGCCTCTTGATTTTATATATTCAGTCTTACCTTGCATTTTCTATTATCCAGGCCTTTATTATCTTCTTCAAACTCTTCACCGACTTTGAACTGAAGCACATAATCTCTGAATGTGCTAGTGGTATGGATATAAAATGAATCACCCTCTTGTTTGATAACTTTCTGAGGCTTCAGCATTTTTGCTATCTTGCGTGTTGCAAAGTCGATACCTTGGGCAGGAGGCAAAAAGGTCAGAGCTGTATTTATCAAGCTGTATTTATCAGCAGCCAGTCAAAATGGCTTTATTAATACTAGAAGCATTTCTTAGACAGTTTTACCTTACTGCTATGCAAGGTTTTGTGGTTTGATTTTCTTGTTtgagctttttttgtttaaagctgTACGTTAACACAGTTCGAGTCATGTTCTTGTACATTTTGCTCTTTGGAAACCAGTTGACTTGGTTGTTGCACAATTCCTATGCAAGATTTCTAGGACTTCAAATCTGAGGAGTCCTTTTAGGAGTTGGGGGGAGTTAGTCTCCCACACAGTCACCCTAAGCTTGGTCTCATGCTTACCGCCTGCTTAGGTTAAGGGAGTA
Above is a genomic segment from Lathamus discolor isolate bLatDis1 chromosome 16, bLatDis1.hap1, whole genome shotgun sequence containing:
- the RBP7 gene encoding retinoid-binding protein 7 — protein: MPVDFNGTWNLVSNDNFEGYMVALGIDFATRKIAKMLKPQKVIKQEGDSFYIHTTSTFRDYVLQFKVGEEFEEDNKGLDNRKCKTLVTWENDKLVCVQTGEKKNRGWTHWLEGDDLHLELRCENQVCRQVFKRA